Below is a genomic region from Rhinolophus sinicus isolate RSC01 linkage group LG11, ASM3656204v1, whole genome shotgun sequence.
tcctggactcagccagggctctcagggcactgccactctctctgtgcctctcagggtaccctgctggaacaacagcgactcacaatcaaggtgcttacatattctcaatggcggccagtcaagagacaaaagcaaatatcccccagttccactaacaacagttcccaaacaaacagtcaagcggtccattaaattagggatggaaggcaattccccatagtccatagtcattcaccagggctgtcctgggggtgagggacgaccttgacctcaccctcatctcccacggaggactcagcaagcgttacctcctgggactataagtcctgcatccgggctgcctgagcaggaacttccccggcccacagggccgcaacgaccttcgctttctccggcctgtgctggttggggaaccgtccacatctttccacctctccacggggctccatctctccaacagctgcatggcttttcctgtgctggtggaagaaccatccatgtcctcccacccctccacgggggtccagctctccggcagctgctcctcctggtcttcctcagactgagtgttcatacacacaaactgctccaccgtccttcggggagctttggctggcaccataccctgctcgctgcgccatttgtcgtgcgggggaccctgctcactgcgccatttgtcgtgcgggagaccctgctcgctgcgccatttgtcgtgccaggagacctgcggggtctctggtcccgctccccacacaagaacgcaggatatggtgaggccaaaaaggaacacacaaggagccataagtaggggaatCATACCGCTATAtactctctggcggcactatactctcactggaggctggatccacactgtccgcaaaccgccatccatgcttgccagcccagccgccatcttcttgctagccccattctcctctcttctctctccgtagccgcagcagttatattagcggctaattggctaactggctacagctgacggccaactagccacagctgacggccatctactacccgagccagcactcctccacgtgaggccgagagcctggaaactactttctggggctctgcccccacaagcctccagtgagagtatagtgccgccagagagaatatagtggtatgactcccctatctatggctccgtgggtgttcctttttggcctcaccatgtcctgcgttcttgtgtggggagtgggagcagagactccgCCTGACGcccggcacgacaaatggtgcagcgagcagggtctcccgcatgacaatcaGTTACAATACTTAGTTAATAAATAGAtttagctgtttaaaaaaaaaaaaaaggtacttgtagggacagagccaggagtgcagtttccaggctatcggcctcacatagaaagctgctggctcaggtggtagatggtcatcagctgtgactagttggccattggctgttaccagttagccattagccactgatataactgccgtggctaagctagcaaagtgGTGGTGTAGTGGAGTGGCATGGTTGGTGTGGCATGGTGGAGTGTGGactgcggattgcagagaggcagattgcaactagcaagtgaggttggttgccagagacaagtggacggtgggttgcagatcgtgtggctcctgcttcctgtgtctccaacccagccgccagtgagagtatagtggtatgattcccctatctatggctctgtgggtgttcctttttggcctcaccatatcctgcattcctatgtggggagcgggaccagggaccccgcatgacaccccgcatgacagtacTTGTTGAACATATAGAAGTAGAATTAGTAAGAATTActaataatatttgaaaactcCCAGACACCCTAAGGTTGTCACCCAGTGACATTCTTCTCCAGCCAAATGGGTAGTTACGGCTTAATTACAGGTTAtctcatttttctgttgggtCTTTCTGTTAGTGTCTTGCTATTAAGAAAGTATAAATGAGCTGATCACAAACTAGTTcctttttgaatatatatatggtTCAGTTTTCCATGGATATTATGGCTCTGTCCTTTGGAAACAGCATACTAGAAAAGTTGAAGAATTATCTCGTAGACAGTTAAATCATTTTTAGACTATTGTCATGTTTTAAGTGCAACTTGTGGGAGcacttaaaattgaaataattatctgGGTTCTTTAACAAATCATCgttgtaactttttaaaagtaaaattgttaagttttaaatttattttacaataactATTGGTCAACATTACAACTTTTCAATTTTGATTAGAAAGGCCAGGTTTGCTACTCTATTTAGATTTGGAAAGTAGGTTTGATCATCAAAGTAatttagtagaaataaaaataaagggagaatTATGGATCAATTGTAGGGACTTGAATAACTTTAATACAGTTAAAGTTTGCTTCTAGTAAGTTTATTAGTTAAACCACATAAAGACTAAGGTTTTACAGCATTTTAAAGCTGCCTTGTCAAAAGATGTAGAGGATTTTAGGCAAGTAGTAACGATCGCTATTATTGGATGCTGGTGCTTTTCAAGTTAGACATAATGTTAAAGTGTTTAATTCTGTTTAAGATCTGATTAGCTTTAAATTATGCCAAACCCATTTGCTACAATCTAAGCTAAGTTAAATATCTCACATTTGCATGTTGTTGAAAAAGCAGATATTGGAGTAACAATGAATTAGGTGAATTCCTTACCACCTCTGGAAAAACACATTCATTGATGGTAATTTAGTCATACAATCTTAGCATATGATGAATAGAAAGCATAACCTTTTTGGTTTGGATAAACTGCTAGGTTTTTAAGCCAAAGACAATACCATTAAGACACGGGGTTTCAGAAGAAACTTTATTTCTCACTTACTGATTATTTTGTATGAAGAAGTTACATGTGAAAggtaaattatgtaaaattaatgttgaaatattttttctcctttttaggtTACTATAAACAAAACTTCCACCAGAGAAAATGCTGAAATAAGAGTTACGGATACATGAGATTTTATTTGCTGGATGAAATACAGCTGTTAATAATTGTAACGTGGGGAGAGAGCCCAGATTGCCAGATTACATGTGTAAATCACTGCGTTATTGCTTTAGTCATTGTCTCTATTTAGCAATGACAAGGCTGGAAGAAGCGAACAGAGAAGTGAACATGCATTCTTCAGTGCGCTATCTTGGCTATTTAGCCAGAATCAATTTACTTGTAGCTGTATGTTTAGGTCTTTATGTAAGATGGGAAAAAACAGCAAATTCcttaattttggtaatttttattctTGGCCTTTTTGTTCTTGGAATTGCCAGcatactgtattattatttttcaatggaAGCAGCAAGTTTAAGTCTCTCCAATCTCTGGTTTGGATTCTTGCTTGGCCTCCTATGCTTTCTTGATAATTCATCCTTTAAAAGTGATGTGAAAGAAGAATCAACCAAATATTTGCTTCTGACTTCCATAGTGTTAAGGATATTGTGCACTTTGGTGGAGAGAATTTCTGGTTATGTCCGTCATCGCCCCACCTTACTCACCACAGTTGAATTTCTGGAACTTGTTGGATTCGCCATTGCTAGCACAACCATGCTAGTGGAGAAGTCTCTGAGCGTCATTTTCCTTGTTGTAGCTTTGGCCATGCTGATTGTTGACCTGAGAATGAAGTCTTTCCTCGCTATTCCAAACTTAGCTATTTTTGTGGTCTTACTCTTTTTCTCCTCATTGGAAACTCCTAAAAATCCAGTTGCATTtgcatgtttttttatttgcctAATAACCGATCCTTTCCTTGACATTTATTTTAGTGGACTTTCAGTGACTGAGAGGTGGAAACCCTTTTTGTACCGTGGAAGAATTTGCAGAAGACTTTCTGTCGTTTTCAGTGGAATGATTGaacttacattttttattctttcagcaTTTAAACTTAGAGACACTCATCTCTGGTATTTTGTAATACCATGCTTTTCCATTTTTGGGATTTTCTGGTTGATTtgccatattatttttcttttaactctttggGGATTCCATACCAAATTAAATGACTGCCATAAAGTATATTTTACCCACAGGGTAGATAACAATAGCCTTGATAGAATCATGGCATCCAAAGGGATGCGCCATTTTTGCCTAATTTCAGAGCAGTTAGTTTTTTTTAGTCTTCTTGCAACAGTGATTTTGGGAGCAGTTTCCTGGCAGGTAAGcttacaatttattatttcagtgcCTGTGATGTGTGATGAAATGCTTGCTTCAAGTGTTGAATTATTAGAATTGAAAGATGAAGTTCCTGATTTCAGGAGGAGATTCTTTTTTGGCACTTAATTTTGTTCATGGAACTGAAGTACTCAATGAATATTGATAGGATATTTTAGTTTGATTTCTAGCAAAGAGGTACCAAAATGGTAGCAATACTCAGCATGTGACATTTTGCCTCTTCTGATTGTTTATTAATGAAGCACTTGTAGATTAAACATTCTTGGAATATTAACATTTCAAGAGTGCTTAGAGATtgtactttattccttttgttttacacatgaggaaactgaaagccAAAGAAGACGTATCCAGAGTCACTGTAATAGCCAGAACAGATTGTCTAGTTTCTATGAGTATCTGTTCCACTGTTCTCACTATAGCACATTTCTATAGCCGTTTCCCTAAAGGAGATTAGATATATAATAACATAGACATTAAAAGGGGATTAGATATGTAATAACATGGCCGGTACTTAATTACAATTAGAGGCTctcctaagaaagaaaaaatgggttTTACAATACATTAGCTGCCCACAGCATGTTaagaaaaggtgtgtttttttaaccattcaaaCTGTATGGTCGGAGTTTATATGTACAGTACTAATAAACCGAGTCTTCCATTCTTGGAACATTTATTGGCTGCACTATATGTCAGGTACTGTACTGGGTGCTGATGAGTTTAAGATGAATAAGAAATGTCTCTGTTCTTAAAGAAGGCACATCTCATGGGAGGGGGAATAGGTAGGCATGTGAACAAATGATTGCTACTATGTGACAAATGCTATAATTTGCCTATATCAGGTTGGGTAAAGGGAGGTCGCCCCAGCTCAGTGCAACTCTGCTTTGCACCAGTCAGGTGCTGCAGAGTGATTTCCAGATGTGAGTATTGGGAGGGAGACCTGGGGACTGCTTGTCTGTGGTTCTTTTTAGTGAATGTGAGGTACAGCAGGGAGCCTGTGTGGGAGTCTCCAAATGATGAAAACATGTGGCTATTGCCTGAGGATATCGTCCTCACTTTTCTTAGCAGTGCTAGGGACTCttaaaatgatgatgatagatagataatataggAAACTCTAACAAGagttctccttcctcttcctccctttttcccagccctactttctcttttccaaattaGCCTCATTCATGCTTGACACCTTTCCAGATCATTAATTCCTGTTAACCAAATATCTTCTGAGTCACCAAattcttcttgttttcttaatattgGTGGTCTTCAAATATGGTATGTGTATCACTGGAGGTCCACAGAAGGTTTCCAGAGAGTATGTCAGCaaagataattttaagaaaatcaattttCAGATTCTCACCTTCCTTTCTACTCTTTCTTAAAGCTAATCTGCTTGAGAATGCCTTTCAGTCTACCTGtggagtggtatctcattgtgattttcatttgcatgtctctaatgattaatgatgttgagcatcttttaatgtgtGTGTTGGTCATCCACTTATCTTTGTTATTGAGCTATCTATTGACAGCTTTTGCTCATtattaaattgggttatttgtcttcttatgattgaattttaagagttctttttatattctaggTACAAAAGTCTTTTGTGAGATACATGATTTGGAAatgttctcccagtctgtggcatgTCGTTTTTTCTTAATGATACCTTTTGAAGAGTACAAGTTTTTCAATTTCGTGAAGTCcagtttattgttttcttttatggactGTGCTTTTAGTATCATATCTAAAAAATCTTTGCTCAACTCtagatcacaaagatttttccTCCCATAGTAGTTTTCTTTTagtagttttattgttttagcttttacatttagatgtttgatctattttgagttggtttttgtttatgaaatgaggtaaaagtttatttatttatttttttaaaatatggctttctaattgttccagcaccatttgttggaaaggtTATCCTTTCCGCTGCTGAATTGCCTTGGCACCTTTGTctaaaatcaattaaatataaatgtaaggcTTTACTTCtgagctttcttttttgttccattgatctatagacatctgtctgtctatccttATACTAGTAATATGCTGTCTAGTactagatattttctaatttcccttgaaatttcttctttgacctatgggTTGTTTAAAAGTTTGTTGTATGCTATCATAATATTTGGGGGATTTCCCAcatttctttctgttactgatttctaatttaattccatgtgATTAGAAAACATAGTTTAAATGATTTTGGTCTTTTATTCAGACTTGTTTTACGGCCTGGCATGTGTTTTATTCTGGAGAATACAccatgttcatttaaaaatatgagtgttctgctgttgttgggtaaAGTGTTCTGTAAATATCAGCTAGATCAAGGTGGTGGTGTTCATTTATCTATATCTTTGCTGACTTTCTGTCTATTTCTATCAATACTGAGAGACggatattaaaaaatcattataattgctaaattgtctatttctcctttcaattgtgttattttcttgcctcatattttattttaggtttcTGTTTCTAGGTGTATATACATCTTTAATTATTATATCTTcctaatatatttatctttttttatcattCTGAAAAACAGCATAATTGAGTATTTAAAACAGAGACATAATGGCCTGCAAAGACTTAAATACTATCTGACTCTTTACAGAAAGAGTTTGCCAAGTCCTGTTCTAGGCCAGTGCTTTTCAAACCTTATTATACATAGGAATCATGTCGGCATCTTGTTAAAATTCTGGAGAttggaattaaattattttagggaGACAGCCTAaaactctgcatttctaaaaatcttaAAGATGATGCAGAAACTCCTGATACAAGTACACCATTTGAGTGGCAAAGTATTTAACTGTTCAAGACTAACAGGAATCTACTTGAGTTTTGTCCACATTCCCCAATTAGTTGCAATTTGGTAACTGCTGCCTGCAGTGTAGGCGTTGTGTCTTTGAcgcaattaaaattttttaacttaagtTTTGTTCAACTAATCTTAGAGAGTTCCCAAACAGTGCTTTGCCCAGTGTTCTGTGAGAATATTAATGTGTATACTCAGAGAAAAAATGTTGAAACTTGACTATGAAATTCTTGCCTCTATCCCTCATTATGTCCATTGACTATATACCCATTGCCCCCAATACACACCTATTAACCTCTATGTGAGTTTGGAAAACACTCTACTGGATTTATACAAGTTCCAACCCTTTTGATTGATGGAAACGTGAGAAAATAATATAGTGAAATGCAAAAACTTAAGACTTTTGTTAGGCCAGGACTAGTTTTagcataataatattttaattcaagtaACTTCTTTTTTGTTCCCTGTCTTTTTTTCTCGATTAACTTTATTGGGGttaaaatggttagtaaaattttataggtttcaagtgtacttttctataatatatcatctatatattgtatcatgtgttcaccacccagagtcagttctccttccattgccatatttttgaccccctttaccctcttctaccatcctctaaccccccctttactctctggtaagCAACCACTGAACTGttatctctgtttttgtttctttgtcttgtttgttttttggtttcagatttatataccacatatgagtgaagtcatatggttcttgactttttctgacatTACACTTaacatagtaatctcaagatccatccatgttgttgcaaatggcaatgtttcatcttatggctgagtaatattccattgtgtataatgTACCaaatctttatccaatcatctattgaaggacactggttgtttttAGGTCTTcaccaccatgaataatgctgcagtgaatgtaggggtacatatatctttatgtatgaatgttttcagcctttttggttatatacacagaagagggattgctgagtcgtATGGTAAttgtagtcttaattttttgaagatcTTCggtactattttccatagtgcctgcaccaatttacattcctgccagcagtgtacgtatgagggttcctttttctccacaggctctgcaacacttgttatttttttgtcttattgataatagtcattctaataggtgtgaggtgctatctcactgtggttttgatttgcatatatctgttggccatttgtatgtcttcttgggagaagtgtctgttcaggtccttggcccattttttaactggattgtttgttttttattgttgagttgtatgagttctttgtatattttagatgccccttatcagaggtgttgtttgcaaatatcttcttccattcagttggttacctctttgttttgttggtggtttcttttgctgtgcagaatctttttagtttgatctagttccattcatttattttcgcttttacttcccttgcctttcatgtcaaattcataaaatcttctctgaatccaaggtccataagcgtagtacctatgctttcttctatgcagtttattatattttcaggtcttatgtttagctctttgattcattttgagttaatttttgtgtatggtgacagataggagTCTAATTTCAATCTGTTGCACTGGATTTAATTTTCCCAGATCATTTAtgaaagaggctttcttttctccattgtgctTTTTTGGGGCCTTTTGTTGAAAATAATCTGCCAATATATgagatcggacaattaagttctccaacttgttacaacaatgttgctaaccgtttttgatatccggaggattactcattatgaatttgtatcaactggagaaacagttaaccaagtttactctttggaagtacagaaaaggctgtgtggaaaagttacACGAAAATGACCTCaactttttgccaaaaattcatggctcttgcatcacgacaatgcaccagttcacacggcactgtctgtgagggagtttttaaccagtaaacaaataactgtattggaacaccctccctactcacctgatctggcccccaatgacttctttctttacccaaagataaagaaaatattgaaaggaagacattttgatgacattcaggacatgaaaaTAATCCGATGACAGCTCttatgaccattccagaaaaaaagagttccaaaatagctttaaagggtggactaggtgctggcgtcagtgcatagcttcccaaggggagttactgcaaaggtgaccataatgatattcagcaatgaggtatgtagcagtttttctaggatgagttcacgaacttaattgtcataccttgtatatgtgggtttatttctggattctcagttctgttccattggttggTGTGTCTATTTTACAAcccataccatgctgtttggattactgtCGTTTTGTATTACaaattgaaatcagaaagtgtgatacctgtagccttgttcttttttcttaggattacttgGGTtcttcggggtcttttgttactccatacaaatctgatgatttttttgttctatttcttcaaaaaatgctattaggattttgatggatattgcattaaatctatatatattgctttggctaatgtggccattttaacttatgttgattctttcaatccatgaacacagaatggctttccatttctttgtgtctccttcaatttcttttaataatgtgttACAGTTTTCACTCTATAGGTCCTTCctatcctttgttaagtttattccttaggtattctttttgttgcctttgcaaaagaaacatgtattttatttctttcaatgaaATTTAATTGTTAGTACATAAAACAATGGATtgttgtacattgattttatatactGCAACTTTTTACTTGGGCTCTTATTGTTTCCAACAGTTTTTTGgttcagttttttgtttgcttattgtttCCAACAGTTTTTTGGTTCAGTCTTTGggctttctatataaagaattgtgtcatctttaaaaagtgacaatttaacttcttcattcccaatttggatgccttatagttgtttctcttgcctgattgctctggctaggacttccaatactattttgAATAACACTGGTGAGAGGGGGAATCCCTGTCTTACTCCTTATTTTAGGgggaaagctttcatttttttaccattaagtattaTGTCAGCTGAGGGATTGCCATCTATGGCTTTATTGAGGaactttctttctattttattgactgttttaatcataaatggatgttgtaacttgtcaaatgatttttctgcatctactgatagaATCatgattttatcctttattttgtttatgtgatttatcATATTGATCGGTTTGCATTTGTTGAACTGtctttgtgcccctggaatgagcCCCACTtcattgtgatgtataatctttttaatgtattattgtattcaatttgctagtattttgtttagtatttttgcatctgtattaatCATAGATATagctctgtagttttcttttctttggttatttttaccaattttgatttcagagtaatgttggcctcataaaatggatTAGGAAGCATTGCCTCTTCtccaattttttggaaaagtgtgaggaggacaggtattagatcctgtttgaatgtttggtagaattcatttgtgaagccatttggttctggacttttgcttttatgGAGATTTTGGATGactatttctatttccttactgTTCATCAGTCTAtgtagatttttcagttctttgtgattcagtctagaaaggttatatttttctaagaacttgtccatttcttctaggtcatTGAATTTGGTGGTCTATAgttattcatagtattcttgtatgatcatttgtatttctgtggtatccgtcttctttttcatttccgattttgtttatttgtatcttttttccttagtgaatctGTCCAAGagtttgtgaattttattaatattttcaaagaaccagctctttgttacattaagtttttctactgtctttttgttatctatttcatttagttctgctctgatatttctttccttctgctgactttgggttttatctgttcctctttttttaattctttaagatgtaatgctAGGTTATTTGCTTGGGcttgttcttatttcttgagataggcctgtaataatataaattttcctcttaatcCTGCTTTCATAGTATAgcaataattttgatacaatgtagtttcattcttatttgagtctatgtatcttttgatatctccttttattttcttttttttaatttattttttaaatttattggggtgacaattgttagtaaaattacataggtttcaggtgtacaattctgtattacatcatctataaatcccattgtgtgttcaccacctagagtcagttctccttccatcaccatatatttgatcccccttaccctcatctcccacccttattttctttttaatacagtCTTGAGTAGTACgtcatttaatctccatgtatttgcagtttttcctgctttctttttgcaattgatctctaatttcaaagca
It encodes:
- the TMEM168 gene encoding transmembrane protein 168 isoform X1 → MCKSLRYCFSHCLYLAMTRLEEANREVNMHSSVRYLGYLARINLLVAVCLGLYVRWEKTANSLILVIFILGLFVLGIASILYYYFSMEAASLSLSNLWFGFLLGLLCFLDNSSFKSDVKEESTKYLLLTSIVLRILCTLVERISGYVRHRPTLLTTVEFLELVGFAIASTTMLVEKSLSVIFLVVALAMLIVDLRMKSFLAIPNLAIFVVLLFFSSLETPKNPVAFACFFICLITDPFLDIYFSGLSVTERWKPFLYRGRICRRLSVVFSGMIELTFFILSAFKLRDTHLWYFVIPCFSIFGIFWLICHIIFLLTLWGFHTKLNDCHKVYFTHRVDNNSLDRIMASKGMRHFCLISEQLVFFSLLATVILGAVSWQPTNGIFLSMFLIVLPLESMAHGLFHELGNCLGGTSVGYAIVIPTNFCSPDGQPTLLPPEHVQELNLRSTGMLNAIQRFFAYHMIETYGCDYSTSGLSFDTLHSKLKAFLELRTMDGPRHDTYVLYYSGHTHGTGEWALAGGDILRFDTLLEWWREKNGSFCSRLIIVLDSENSTPWVKEVRKINDQYIAVQGAEMTKSTDIEEADPPQLGDFTKDWVEYNCNSSSNVCWTEKGRTVKAVYGVSKQWSDYTLHLPTGSDVAKHWMLHFPRITCPLVHLANWLCGLNLFWICKSCFRCLKRLKMSWFLPTVLDTGQGFKLVKS